A window of the Leucothrix mucor DSM 2157 genome harbors these coding sequences:
- a CDS encoding SRPBCC family protein, with protein sequence MKTAPNLAQCLAECLPGYSLPQALYTDEAIYRQDLENLFFREWIFVAHDCEIPEAGDYLLYEIAEYDIIIVRAHNGDINAFHNTCRHRGSRLCDEHKGNKTQLVCPYHQWTYDLTGQLRYAKDMGSDFDPKQHGLHSVHCESLAGNIYLCLADEAPDFSKLKALAEPYILPHQLRNAKVAHESNIIEEGNWKLVLENNRECYHCLGSHPELCRTYSDDPVITGVPEDISESPEVVKAHWEKCESMGLPSTFHLSEDGQYRITRMPLERDCESFTMNGKVGSAHPLVEVDDAALGTLMMFHYPNTWNHFLSDHAVTFRVTPISHNRTMVTTKWLVHKDAVEGKDYDIANLTEVWDATNDQDRVLVENNHKGVSSPKYTPGPYSELHEGGVIQFVNWYRDFSEKALLHSALDEQIQIPALHPHDAELSRVPVSVESRPAPPPAQPIAVDFMPPPPMATQPLVQTAPPRSDTVFDQGSKPPAAVYSYLDQGRPWQAQTEMLVLVNIIPEAPDVMTFSFRTESSNWFNYAPGQFVTLELPIGERPIYRTYTISSSPSRPLAMSVTIKQGPNSIGTAWMFENLKIGMKIRAFGPVGDFNLYNHPAPKYCFISGGSGITPMISMTKYLFDRGGDIDVSFIHCARSPANIIARDEIERMSARVPTIQPAWIVAERDPFQPWAGYIGRFNQLILELTTPDYFEREIFCCGPEPFMQVVRDILNAAGFDMSRYHEESFNSPIIEADNVERHDVIPDESITAQIKFLTSGHTMPSNQGTTILETSLKAGLNIPSACQFGVCGTCKIKKVSGETHMVHNGGISDREIEEGYILACCSTPLTDVELLY encoded by the coding sequence ATGAAAACCGCACCCAACCTCGCACAGTGTTTGGCAGAATGCCTACCGGGATACAGCCTGCCACAGGCTCTCTACACCGATGAAGCCATCTATCGGCAGGATCTTGAGAACCTGTTCTTTCGTGAATGGATTTTTGTCGCTCACGATTGTGAGATTCCAGAGGCCGGCGACTACCTGTTGTATGAAATCGCCGAGTACGACATCATTATTGTCCGTGCGCACAATGGCGATATTAACGCCTTTCACAATACCTGCCGCCACCGTGGCTCACGCCTTTGCGATGAGCATAAAGGTAACAAAACCCAATTGGTCTGCCCTTACCACCAATGGACTTATGACCTGACTGGCCAACTGCGCTACGCCAAAGACATGGGCAGCGACTTTGATCCCAAACAACATGGCTTGCACAGCGTTCACTGCGAATCCTTAGCGGGTAACATCTACCTGTGTTTGGCAGATGAGGCACCGGACTTTAGTAAGTTAAAAGCACTGGCCGAGCCTTACATACTCCCTCACCAGTTACGCAATGCCAAAGTCGCGCATGAAAGCAATATTATCGAGGAGGGCAACTGGAAGCTGGTTCTTGAAAATAATCGGGAATGCTATCACTGCTTAGGAAGCCATCCGGAGTTGTGCCGTACCTATTCTGATGACCCTGTAATTACCGGCGTGCCTGAGGATATTAGCGAGTCACCCGAGGTAGTTAAAGCGCATTGGGAGAAGTGTGAGTCAATGGGCTTACCTTCAACCTTCCACCTGAGTGAGGATGGCCAATACCGCATTACCCGGATGCCTCTAGAGCGAGATTGCGAATCCTTCACCATGAATGGCAAAGTTGGCTCCGCCCATCCATTGGTCGAGGTTGATGATGCGGCGCTCGGCACCTTGATGATGTTCCATTACCCCAATACCTGGAACCACTTCTTATCTGACCATGCGGTCACCTTCCGCGTGACACCCATCAGCCACAATCGCACCATGGTCACCACCAAATGGTTGGTTCACAAAGATGCGGTAGAAGGTAAAGACTACGACATCGCCAACTTAACGGAAGTCTGGGATGCCACCAATGATCAGGACAGAGTCTTAGTTGAGAACAATCACAAAGGTGTTAGCTCGCCAAAATACACCCCCGGCCCCTACTCTGAGCTACATGAAGGCGGCGTGATTCAGTTTGTAAACTGGTATCGTGATTTTAGTGAAAAGGCGTTACTGCACTCGGCGTTGGATGAGCAAATTCAGATTCCGGCGCTGCACCCTCACGATGCAGAGCTAAGCCGCGTACCCGTTAGTGTGGAAAGCCGCCCTGCGCCACCACCCGCACAACCGATTGCTGTCGACTTTATGCCACCACCGCCAATGGCAACTCAGCCTTTAGTGCAAACCGCGCCACCACGCTCCGATACGGTATTTGATCAAGGCAGCAAGCCACCCGCTGCCGTGTATTCCTACCTTGATCAAGGCCGCCCATGGCAGGCACAAACTGAAATGTTGGTGCTGGTTAACATCATTCCTGAAGCGCCAGATGTAATGACTTTCTCGTTCCGCACTGAGTCTAGCAACTGGTTTAACTACGCACCGGGGCAATTTGTCACTCTAGAGCTACCCATTGGTGAGCGTCCGATTTACCGGACTTACACCATCTCATCCAGCCCATCCCGCCCCTTAGCGATGTCGGTCACGATTAAGCAAGGCCCGAACAGCATTGGCACGGCTTGGATGTTTGAGAACCTGAAAATAGGCATGAAAATCCGTGCCTTTGGACCAGTGGGTGATTTCAATCTCTACAACCACCCTGCACCCAAATACTGCTTTATTTCCGGTGGTAGCGGCATCACACCCATGATATCGATGACCAAGTACTTGTTTGACCGTGGTGGTGATATTGATGTGAGCTTTATCCATTGCGCGCGCTCACCGGCCAATATTATTGCGCGGGATGAGATTGAGCGAATGTCAGCGCGGGTACCAACCATTCAGCCCGCTTGGATTGTTGCCGAGCGTGACCCGTTCCAACCGTGGGCAGGCTATATCGGTCGCTTTAATCAGCTGATTTTAGAGCTGACAACCCCAGACTATTTCGAACGTGAAATCTTCTGCTGTGGCCCTGAGCCCTTTATGCAAGTTGTGCGCGATATTCTAAACGCCGCCGGCTTTGATATGAGCCGTTACCACGAAGAAAGCTTTAATTCGCCGATTATTGAAGCCGACAACGTTGAACGTCACGATGTTATTCCGGATGAAAGCATTACGGCGCAGATCAAATTCCTGACCTCTGGCCACACCATGCCATCGAACCAAGGCACCACGATTTTGGAGACCTCATTAAAGGCTGGATTAAATATCCCAAGTGCCTGTCAGTTTGGCGTGTGCGGAACCTGTAAGATCAAAAAGGTCTCCGGCGAAACACATATGGTGCACAACGGCGGCATCTCCGATCGGGAAATTGAAGAAGGTTATATCTTGGCCTGCTGCTCTACTCCACTAACGGATGTTGAGTTGCTTTACTAA